One Novipirellula galeiformis DNA window includes the following coding sequences:
- a CDS encoding DUF1588 domain-containing protein: protein MPRLHAKSEEVERGRSIYVSQCASCHGGEGQGVESEYANALAGDASLGQLAKIISETMPEDDPESCQGEDAVAVANYIYKSFYSEAARVRNRPPKISLSRLTGDQLRQSLADLFAKLSGSGWNHDEHGVRGIYFDTPRWKNEAKMIERTDPVLDFDFGHDGPGEGIKPEEYYIHWSGTLMPDRTGEYEIVLRSTCSCKMSLGGPQRIFIDNHVQSAGRTEFRKRIQLTAGRGYPVKLEFTQRKRKTEQPPASLSLSWIPPGGVESIIPERQWLSVSFPAAFSLQAKLPPDDRSYGYERGTEISRIWDDSTTQSAVEFSKLVAEELWPQYQQKNKKQPNENRALLRRFLEEIVSTAFRGALPDETRQIYIDKQLDATDDDGEAIRRVMLLTLKSPRFLYPLLDSHSSRSQRAANRLALVMFDSLPTGDGLVAKVGKNELAHEAQIRQTAGSMVNDYRTKAKTREFLLNWFEVAETDEISKDNEIYPGFDKALVSDLRNSFAAMIDEIVWSEASDYRQLFQADWAYTTPRLAEFYGDAWKPLEQSETANQEQSETANQAQSETANQAGQLVRSVADPASRMGLLNHPLLMSKLSYFQTTSPIHRGVFLYRYMFGRTLRPPNAAFSPLNADLHPQLTTRERVELQTNEVNCLVCHDKINPLGFALEGFDAVGRLREQENDRPIDASGGYEDRQGNTVQFKNARDLADYLVQSEDAHRAFVEAAFEYFVKQPIGAYGPDTLTELTEQFRNSGFKIRDLIVSIAVTAATEPVNPTPET from the coding sequence ATGCCAAGATTGCATGCGAAATCGGAAGAGGTGGAACGAGGGAGGTCGATTTATGTAAGTCAATGTGCATCGTGCCACGGCGGCGAAGGCCAAGGCGTTGAGTCTGAGTACGCAAACGCACTGGCGGGCGACGCGTCGCTGGGGCAGCTGGCAAAGATCATTTCGGAGACGATGCCCGAAGATGATCCAGAGTCTTGTCAAGGCGAGGATGCGGTCGCGGTCGCAAATTACATTTACAAATCCTTCTACAGCGAAGCAGCTCGCGTTCGCAATCGTCCTCCGAAAATTAGTTTATCGCGTTTGACTGGCGACCAATTGCGTCAGAGCTTGGCGGACCTGTTTGCAAAATTGTCGGGCAGCGGTTGGAACCACGATGAACACGGTGTTCGTGGCATCTACTTCGATACTCCGCGATGGAAGAACGAAGCCAAGATGATCGAACGCACCGATCCGGTGCTCGATTTTGATTTCGGTCACGACGGACCGGGCGAAGGGATCAAGCCCGAAGAGTACTATATCCATTGGAGCGGCACGCTGATGCCGGATCGTACGGGCGAATACGAAATCGTGCTGCGCAGCACCTGTTCGTGCAAAATGTCGCTCGGCGGGCCGCAACGGATTTTTATTGACAACCATGTGCAATCCGCAGGTCGCACCGAGTTCCGCAAACGCATCCAATTGACTGCCGGTCGCGGTTACCCGGTCAAATTGGAGTTCACTCAACGGAAACGCAAAACGGAGCAACCCCCGGCCTCGCTATCGCTCTCCTGGATTCCCCCAGGCGGCGTCGAATCGATCATTCCCGAGCGGCAATGGTTGTCGGTCAGTTTCCCCGCTGCGTTTTCGTTGCAAGCGAAATTGCCGCCGGATGACCGCAGCTACGGCTATGAACGTGGTACCGAAATCAGTCGTATTTGGGATGATTCGACGACTCAATCCGCGGTCGAGTTTTCCAAGTTGGTCGCGGAGGAGCTGTGGCCTCAGTACCAACAAAAAAACAAAAAGCAGCCGAACGAGAATCGTGCACTGCTGCGTCGTTTCCTCGAAGAAATTGTGAGCACGGCGTTTCGCGGCGCGCTGCCGGACGAGACTCGCCAAATCTATATCGATAAACAACTCGATGCCACAGATGATGACGGCGAAGCGATTCGCCGCGTAATGTTGCTGACGCTGAAATCGCCACGCTTTTTGTACCCGCTGCTTGACTCCCATTCGTCTCGCTCCCAACGCGCAGCGAATCGGCTTGCGTTAGTGATGTTTGATTCACTTCCAACCGGCGATGGGCTTGTTGCGAAGGTCGGCAAAAACGAACTCGCGCACGAGGCTCAAATCAGACAAACCGCTGGCTCTATGGTGAACGATTATCGCACCAAGGCGAAAACACGCGAGTTTCTGTTGAATTGGTTCGAGGTCGCTGAGACCGACGAAATCAGCAAGGACAACGAGATCTATCCCGGTTTTGACAAGGCGCTTGTGAGCGACTTACGCAATTCGTTTGCGGCCATGATCGACGAAATCGTGTGGAGCGAAGCAAGCGACTATCGCCAGCTTTTCCAAGCCGACTGGGCTTACACCACCCCGCGTCTGGCGGAGTTCTATGGGGATGCGTGGAAGCCCCTCGAGCAGAGCGAGACGGCAAACCAAGAGCAGAGCGAGACGGCAAACCAAGCGCAGAGCGAGACGGCGAACCAAGCCGGTCAACTCGTCCGCAGCGTCGCAGACCCCGCATCACGAATGGGGCTGTTGAATCATCCGCTCTTGATGAGCAAATTGTCCTACTTCCAAACGACGTCCCCGATTCACCGCGGTGTGTTCCTGTATCGCTATATGTTCGGGCGAACGTTGCGGCCTCCGAATGCAGCGTTTTCCCCCTTGAACGCCGATCTGCATCCTCAATTGACGACTCGAGAGCGGGTGGAGCTGCAAACCAATGAGGTGAACTGCCTGGTTTGCCACGACAAAATCAATCCGCTCGGATTTGCACTGGAAGGCTTCGACGCGGTTGGCCGATTAAGAGAACAGGAGAACGACCGACCGATCGATGCCAGCGGCGGTTATGAAGACCGCCAAGGCAACACGGTCCAATTCAAGAACGCCCGCGATTTGGCAGACTACCTCGTCCAAAGCGAGGATGCACACCGCGCGTTCGTCGAAGCCGCTTTTGAATATTTTGTCAAACAGCCGATCGGAGCTTACGGCCCCGACACGCTTACCGAATTGACCGAGCAATTTCGAAACAGCGGATTCAAAATCCGAGATTTGATTGTTTCGATCGCCGTCACCGCGGCAACCGAACCTGTGAATCCTACCCCAGAAACCTAG
- a CDS encoding DUF1552 domain-containing protein, protein MNASPSRREFLTKLGVSAAAANFLFSLPSLGWAAATSARKQRIVFLFSPNGVIPDHFWPDKEGRDYDIKRILEPLAGFKDQMMTLHGVCNKIQGDGDGHMRGIGCLLTGVELFPGDIQGGSDTPAGWSQGISIDQYLKQQMQADPTKQTRFGSLEFGVMVPERADTWTRMSYAGPNQPVAPISDPYQMFDKLYGQSKNRELLASVLDDLSEDFRRVEKMISSEDRRILEEHVAMVRSVEKELQTELEQSKKKADVGHAIPNMPPNVDTENDNMPQIAKMQIELLVNSFAADYARVATYQITNSVGNAKMRWLGIDEGHHGLSHEPDKNEAAYEKLIKINTWYGEQVALLAKRLAETPEPDGSGSLLDNTTIVWTNELGKGNSHTRNNIPFVLVGGGLGFDTGRAMKFKNVAHNRLLLSIAEAMGHPAESFGNPDYCGEGALTGLV, encoded by the coding sequence ATGAATGCTTCACCTTCTCGCCGCGAGTTCCTGACCAAGTTGGGCGTCAGCGCCGCTGCCGCGAATTTCTTGTTCAGTCTGCCGAGTCTAGGTTGGGCGGCCGCGACCTCCGCACGAAAGCAACGGATCGTCTTTCTGTTCAGCCCCAACGGGGTGATTCCAGACCACTTTTGGCCTGACAAGGAAGGACGCGATTACGACATCAAACGGATCCTCGAGCCGTTGGCTGGTTTCAAGGATCAAATGATGACGCTGCATGGCGTGTGCAACAAAATCCAAGGCGATGGCGACGGCCACATGCGTGGGATCGGTTGCTTGTTGACCGGCGTCGAATTGTTCCCCGGTGATATCCAGGGTGGTTCGGATACACCGGCCGGCTGGTCCCAAGGCATTTCGATTGACCAATATCTAAAACAACAAATGCAAGCGGACCCGACAAAGCAAACTCGCTTTGGATCGCTTGAATTTGGTGTCATGGTCCCCGAACGCGCCGATACCTGGACCCGGATGTCTTACGCCGGTCCCAATCAACCGGTTGCACCAATCAGCGATCCTTATCAAATGTTTGATAAACTCTACGGGCAAAGCAAAAATCGTGAACTGCTAGCGAGTGTGTTGGATGATTTGAGCGAAGATTTTCGCCGCGTCGAAAAGATGATCAGCAGCGAAGATCGACGGATCCTCGAGGAGCATGTCGCAATGGTCCGTTCGGTCGAAAAGGAACTGCAAACCGAACTGGAGCAATCGAAAAAGAAGGCCGACGTAGGGCATGCTATTCCCAATATGCCACCCAACGTTGACACCGAAAACGACAACATGCCGCAGATTGCTAAGATGCAAATCGAGTTGTTGGTCAATAGCTTCGCAGCGGACTATGCCCGTGTCGCCACCTATCAAATCACCAATAGCGTCGGGAACGCGAAGATGCGTTGGCTCGGAATCGACGAAGGTCACCACGGGTTGTCGCACGAGCCCGACAAGAACGAGGCGGCGTACGAAAAATTGATCAAGATCAATACTTGGTACGGCGAGCAAGTGGCGTTGTTGGCCAAGCGACTCGCTGAAACACCCGAGCCCGATGGCAGCGGCTCGCTCTTGGATAACACCACGATCGTGTGGACCAACGAGCTCGGCAAAGGCAACTCTCACACCCGCAACAACATCCCCTTTGTGTTGGTCGGTGGTGGCCTCGGGTTCGATACCGGTCGGGCGATGAAGTTCAAAAATGTCGCACACAACCGCTTGCTGCTTAGCATCGCCGAAGCGATGGGGCACCCCGCAGAGAGCTTCGGTAACCCTGACTATTGTGGTGAAGGTGCGTTGACTGGCTTGGTCTAA
- a CDS encoding STAS domain-containing protein, whose amino-acid sequence MTVSQDYRHDSPAPVSSAQGAPSPPGEAERNRHWLVVAKQEAALTEGEVVVIDLSNVERIDSNELSELIRLQLSARSRGGSLMLKNAHKNLQKVFAMTRLDRLIEMRLPMLTEPVPAPPRE is encoded by the coding sequence ATGACTGTTAGCCAGGATTATCGCCACGATTCGCCCGCTCCGGTTTCATCGGCCCAGGGAGCGCCATCACCCCCCGGTGAAGCGGAACGCAATCGCCATTGGTTAGTCGTCGCAAAACAAGAAGCGGCCCTGACGGAGGGGGAAGTGGTTGTGATCGACCTTTCCAATGTGGAAAGGATTGACAGCAATGAGTTGTCGGAATTGATTCGCTTGCAGCTCTCAGCGAGAAGCCGCGGGGGAAGTCTGATGCTCAAAAATGCCCACAAGAACTTGCAAAAAGTCTTTGCAATGACCCGCTTGGATCGGCTGATCGAGATGCGATTGCCGATGTTGACGGAGCCTGTTCCGGCACCGCCTCGGGAATAG
- a CDS encoding phosphoribosylanthranilate isomerase → MFRIKICGVRFKSDIDAVRSAGADAVGLNFFPPSVRYLDPAADATAELSAFAHAGGLYRVGVFVNESAGRIGDVVAKVGLDAIQLHGDERVSDLADYQNLGLPLIHAVKLPAGTLAPEEIERLARPWIDRDCQILLDVDAGPQHGGSGQSLDWDSLERWSAQHANVRWALAGGLHSQNVAAAIQASGAKSVDVASGVEAPRGQKSSDLIHQFCVQTRSAWG, encoded by the coding sequence GTGTTTCGAATCAAAATTTGTGGAGTTCGCTTCAAGTCGGACATTGATGCAGTGCGTTCGGCGGGGGCCGACGCAGTGGGGCTCAACTTCTTCCCACCCAGCGTGCGTTACCTTGATCCCGCCGCGGATGCAACGGCCGAGTTGTCCGCGTTCGCTCACGCGGGGGGGCTTTACCGTGTCGGCGTGTTTGTCAATGAATCGGCGGGGCGGATTGGCGACGTTGTCGCGAAAGTCGGCCTCGACGCGATCCAGTTGCATGGGGACGAGCGGGTTTCCGATCTCGCGGACTATCAAAACTTGGGGCTACCGCTCATTCACGCGGTCAAGCTTCCCGCCGGCACCTTGGCTCCCGAGGAAATTGAGCGATTGGCCCGTCCCTGGATTGATCGGGACTGTCAAATCTTGCTCGATGTCGACGCGGGCCCGCAACACGGCGGCAGCGGTCAATCGCTCGATTGGGACAGCCTAGAGCGATGGTCGGCGCAACACGCCAACGTCCGCTGGGCGTTAGCGGGTGGATTGCACTCACAAAACGTGGCCGCGGCGATCCAAGCATCGGGGGCGAAAAGCGTTGATGTGGCGAGTGGCGTCGAAGCGCCGCGAGGCCAGAAATCGAGTGATTTGATTCATCAATTCTGCGTTCAAACGCGGAGTGCCTGGGGCTAA